A DNA window from Luteolibacter luteus contains the following coding sequences:
- the cdaA gene encoding diadenylate cyclase CdaA, translated as MAWDFVRENWKNGIEILILSIAIYQIYRAFRATRGARILVGLVVILVAVTLILFQFKFQVITWLVTRAAILLVFALPVIFQPELRNALAKLGSSRLFSFSNKSQLDFLEIFEDSVVALSKKRIGALFAIERDISMKPYEETGVTLSADFSPELAMTIFFPKTPLHDGGVVISNKKMSTAACVFPVSQKELSDRSIGLRHRAAIGVTEETDCVAVIVSEETGAISICMEGILERNLGEEKFRKRMAQIFLSNDDKNETSAPKELGPEDRVTASGDRDLVSD; from the coding sequence ATGGCGTGGGATTTTGTCAGGGAGAATTGGAAGAACGGGATCGAGATCCTGATCCTATCGATCGCGATTTACCAGATCTACCGCGCCTTCCGGGCGACCCGGGGTGCCCGGATTCTGGTCGGTCTGGTCGTGATCCTGGTGGCAGTCACCCTGATCCTCTTCCAGTTCAAGTTCCAGGTCATCACCTGGCTGGTGACGCGGGCGGCGATCCTGCTCGTTTTCGCCCTACCGGTCATCTTCCAGCCTGAGCTCCGGAATGCCTTGGCCAAGCTCGGCAGCAGCCGGCTCTTCTCCTTCTCGAACAAGAGCCAATTGGACTTCCTCGAAATCTTCGAGGATTCGGTGGTCGCGCTGTCCAAAAAGCGGATCGGGGCTCTCTTCGCCATCGAGAGGGACATCTCGATGAAGCCCTACGAGGAAACCGGTGTCACGCTAAGTGCCGACTTTTCCCCGGAACTGGCCATGACGATCTTTTTCCCGAAGACCCCCCTCCATGACGGTGGCGTGGTGATCTCCAATAAAAAGATGTCCACGGCGGCCTGTGTTTTCCCGGTCAGCCAGAAGGAACTGAGCGACCGCTCGATCGGCCTGCGCCACCGGGCGGCAATCGGGGTCACAGAGGAAACCGATTGTGTGGCCGTGATCGTCAGCGAGGAAACGGGTGCCATTTCGATTTGCATGGAGGGGATCCTGGAGAGAAATCTGGGCGAGGAGAAATTCCGCAAGCGGATGGCCCAGATCTTCCTCTCGAACGACGACAAGAATGAAACGAGCGCTCCGAAAGAACTGGGTCCCGAAGATCGTGTCACTGCTTCTGGCGACCGCGATCTGGTTTCTGATTAG
- the folP gene encoding dihydropteroate synthase, whose protein sequence is MGILNVTPDSFSDGGKHEGCAALEHARRMIAEGAQIIDIGGESTRPGAPEVTAKEEIARTRPVIEALRKEWQGSISIDTSKAAVAAAALEAGADIVNDVSGLTADPEMSPLCARTGCGVVVMHMQGDPRTMQLAPSYGDVVAEVITFFEERISTLASAGIDPECICLDPGIGFGKTVEHNLALLRALPLLSVGGRPVLLGVSRKSFIGKTLGSMDLADRAWPTVAITAWARDAGARIHRVHEVKPNVEALRMTEAIMHGVCS, encoded by the coding sequence ATGGGAATCCTTAATGTGACTCCAGACTCTTTTTCGGACGGGGGAAAACACGAAGGTTGCGCCGCGCTGGAGCACGCCCGCAGGATGATTGCCGAGGGGGCGCAGATCATCGACATCGGCGGCGAATCCACCCGCCCCGGAGCACCCGAAGTCACTGCGAAAGAAGAAATTGCCCGCACCCGACCGGTGATCGAGGCGCTTCGGAAGGAGTGGCAGGGCAGCATTTCCATCGATACTTCGAAGGCTGCGGTGGCCGCTGCGGCCTTGGAGGCCGGGGCAGATATCGTCAACGACGTCAGCGGGCTTACCGCAGACCCGGAAATGTCCCCCCTCTGTGCCCGAACCGGTTGCGGAGTGGTGGTGATGCACATGCAGGGCGATCCCCGGACCATGCAACTCGCCCCAAGCTATGGCGACGTGGTGGCCGAGGTTATCACGTTTTTCGAGGAGCGGATCTCGACCCTCGCCAGCGCGGGAATTGATCCGGAATGCATCTGTCTCGACCCGGGGATCGGGTTCGGAAAAACGGTGGAGCACAATCTGGCGCTACTACGTGCCCTGCCGCTATTGTCGGTCGGAGGACGCCCGGTGCTGCTGGGAGTCTCGAGAAAATCCTTCATCGGAAAAACACTCGGGAGCATGGATCTGGCAGACCGGGCTTGGCCAACGGTCGCCATCACCGCTTGGGCCCGTGACGCGGGAGCCCGTATCCACCGGGTTCACGAGGTGAAGCCGAATGTGGAGGCCCTGCGGATGACGGAGGCGATCATGCACGGTGTATGCTCGTAA
- a CDS encoding phospholipase D family protein, protein MTSSIRLIVLAATVLLGACTGLPKTEGRARSHAIPARAGTELDRVAVSFAAAHPRSSGFHPLGKGSDALDARLGLAGVAEQTLDVQYYIWRNDDSGRKVLASLKAAAARGVRVRILIDDLGTSADDNILLAIDSHPGVEVRLFNPIASRSARLLGTVFDFGRVNRRMHNKAFVADNRIAIIGGRNIGDEYFDAHGQTNFADFDVAAIGPVVREVSASFDEYWNSSSSIDIATLTRRVAKPEHQAALLAALPKADSGKNFTRKLRRGEVRFFPGRATVVADDPAKVRASAHATETHLAPKLRELTGVTRREMLIVSPYFVPGKAGVAELVRLRSRGVRVVILTNSLASTDVAAVHSAYKKYRKPMLRAGVELYENKPSGTWERNAPHHFGGSSPSSDASLHAKTFTFDRSRMFVGSMNLDPRSIRLNTEIGILLESPELAASFTNIVLKELDQNAYRLALEGERIIWISNENGKEVRFFHDPRTTAWQRLTVRFLGLLPIEGQL, encoded by the coding sequence ATGACGTCCTCTATTCGCCTCATCGTCCTTGCCGCCACGGTGCTTCTCGGCGCCTGCACCGGCTTGCCGAAAACCGAAGGCCGGGCGAGGTCCCACGCGATCCCCGCAAGGGCGGGAACGGAACTCGATCGGGTGGCAGTGTCCTTCGCGGCTGCCCACCCTCGCAGCTCCGGGTTTCACCCGCTCGGGAAAGGGAGCGACGCCCTCGACGCGCGACTTGGTCTTGCCGGAGTGGCGGAACAGACGCTGGATGTGCAGTATTACATCTGGCGCAATGACGACTCCGGCCGAAAGGTCCTCGCCAGCCTCAAGGCTGCCGCGGCGCGTGGCGTGCGCGTTCGTATCCTCATCGATGATCTCGGCACCTCCGCCGATGACAACATTCTGCTGGCGATCGATAGCCATCCAGGCGTCGAAGTGCGCCTTTTCAATCCCATCGCAAGCCGTTCCGCGCGTTTGCTAGGCACCGTCTTCGACTTCGGACGGGTGAACCGGCGGATGCACAACAAAGCATTCGTCGCTGACAACCGGATCGCGATCATCGGCGGCCGCAATATCGGAGACGAATACTTCGACGCACACGGTCAGACGAACTTCGCCGATTTCGACGTGGCCGCCATAGGTCCCGTCGTCCGTGAGGTTTCCGCATCCTTCGACGAATACTGGAATTCCTCCTCTTCCATCGACATCGCCACCCTCACTCGGAGAGTCGCCAAGCCAGAGCATCAAGCGGCGCTCCTTGCTGCTCTTCCCAAGGCGGATTCCGGCAAGAACTTCACCCGCAAGCTCCGACGTGGTGAAGTGCGCTTCTTCCCTGGCCGGGCAACCGTCGTGGCAGATGATCCCGCCAAAGTCCGAGCCAGCGCGCATGCCACTGAAACCCACCTGGCCCCGAAACTGCGCGAGCTCACGGGTGTGACCCGGAGGGAGATGCTGATCGTTTCTCCTTATTTCGTTCCGGGAAAGGCAGGCGTCGCGGAACTCGTCCGCCTCCGCAGTCGTGGTGTGAGGGTGGTGATCCTCACCAACTCCCTCGCCTCCACCGACGTGGCGGCCGTGCATTCGGCCTATAAGAAATACCGCAAACCGATGCTGCGCGCTGGAGTGGAACTTTACGAAAACAAGCCATCCGGCACTTGGGAACGGAATGCACCGCATCATTTCGGCGGCAGTAGTCCCAGCAGCGATGCCAGCCTGCACGCGAAGACTTTCACCTTCGACCGAAGCAGGATGTTCGTGGGATCGATGAATCTCGACCCGCGGTCTATCCGTTTGAATACCGAGATCGGGATCCTTCTCGAGTCCCCCGAACTGGCTGCCAGCTTCACCAATATCGTGCTCAAGGAACTGGATCAAAACGCCTACCGTCTGGCCTTGGAAGGCGAGAGGATCATCTGGATCTCAAACGAGAACGGGAAAGAAGTGCGTTTCTTCCACGATCCACGGACCACGGCATGGCAGCGCTTGACCGTGCGTTTTCTGGGCTTGCTCCCCATCGAGGGGCAGCTCTAA
- a CDS encoding response regulator, translating into MMGFPLIARQEIPRPANVLLVDDRPDKLLALHSMLEGLHQNLVTARSGDEALRKLLQQDFAVILLDVNMPGMDGFETAAMIRQRPRSETTPIIFISAVNDTDNHVTRGYSLGAIDYILTPVMPEILRAKVSAFVDLFQKTEMVKRQAEEHALLLQAQAAREAAEAEKERMAFLAQASNVLAGSLEYQQTFENLARLIVPRLGEFCIVDRIDDDGGLIQVAVAHFDPSKEALLRKIPYPKAEETFHGAFRVFQTGSPFVCNKMDEAVISDLVPERDREFMRSLGATSFAAVPLSARGRVIGAITMVHTKEGAVYEQDDLWLADELAHKAAISLDNVELYHRANRAREEAESASLAKDHFLAMLSHELRTPLTPVITHLVKLQRDEALPESMRHPLDVIRRNVELEARLIDDLLDLTRVSKGRIHLETRVVNVEDLLQNALDICRDDVEAKGLDLKIDFDAKEPYVKGDPARLQQVFWNVVKNAVKFTESGGLQIATRDDEGDQVEIIVRDTGIGIEPRVLSRVFQPFEQAERGKKGGLGLGLAISRSLVDLHGGKISITSDGKGHGTAVTITLPTVAERPEGGETEKNSGPEEARKLRILLLEDHVDTNESLTLLLEMQGHTVTQAFDVATALSFAQARDFDLLLSDLGLPDGTPEPVMKAVALRNETPGVALTGFGMDKDIERTRGYGFSYHLVKPVDVGRLEEILLECAAQGGAALSRVP; encoded by the coding sequence ATGATGGGGTTTCCGCTCATAGCACGGCAGGAGATCCCCCGGCCTGCGAATGTTCTTCTGGTCGATGACCGGCCGGACAAGTTGCTGGCTCTTCATTCGATGCTGGAGGGCTTGCACCAGAACCTCGTGACCGCGCGGTCCGGGGATGAGGCCTTGCGCAAGCTCTTGCAGCAAGACTTCGCCGTTATCCTCCTGGATGTGAACATGCCGGGGATGGATGGCTTTGAGACCGCGGCCATGATCCGGCAGCGGCCACGCTCCGAGACCACCCCCATCATCTTCATCAGCGCGGTCAATGACACGGATAACCACGTGACCCGCGGCTATTCCTTGGGGGCGATCGATTACATCCTCACGCCGGTCATGCCGGAGATCCTGCGCGCGAAGGTGTCCGCCTTCGTGGATCTTTTCCAGAAGACCGAAATGGTGAAGCGCCAGGCTGAGGAGCATGCTTTGCTCTTGCAGGCCCAAGCGGCACGGGAGGCTGCGGAAGCGGAGAAGGAACGCATGGCCTTCCTGGCTCAAGCCAGCAATGTCCTGGCGGGATCACTGGAGTACCAGCAAACCTTTGAAAATCTTGCGCGGCTCATCGTCCCCCGCCTCGGAGAGTTTTGCATCGTCGATCGCATCGATGACGACGGAGGGCTCATTCAGGTGGCGGTGGCGCACTTCGATCCATCGAAGGAAGCTCTGCTCAGAAAGATCCCCTATCCAAAGGCGGAAGAGACCTTTCACGGGGCCTTCCGGGTCTTCCAGACAGGCAGTCCCTTCGTGTGCAACAAGATGGATGAGGCCGTGATTTCCGACCTCGTGCCCGAACGCGACCGCGAATTCATGCGCTCACTTGGCGCCACGAGCTTTGCTGCGGTTCCTCTCTCCGCACGTGGCCGGGTGATCGGAGCGATCACCATGGTCCATACCAAGGAGGGTGCTGTCTACGAGCAAGATGACCTCTGGTTGGCAGACGAACTGGCGCACAAGGCGGCGATCTCGCTCGATAACGTCGAGCTCTATCACCGTGCCAACCGTGCGCGCGAGGAAGCCGAATCCGCGAGCCTCGCGAAGGACCATTTCCTCGCCATGCTCAGCCATGAGCTGCGGACTCCATTGACCCCGGTCATCACCCATCTTGTGAAGCTTCAAAGGGACGAGGCCTTGCCCGAAAGCATGCGGCATCCCCTCGATGTGATCCGTCGCAATGTGGAGCTTGAAGCACGCTTGATCGATGACCTGCTCGATCTCACCCGGGTCAGCAAGGGCAGGATCCATCTCGAAACCCGCGTGGTGAATGTCGAAGATCTCCTGCAGAACGCGCTCGATATCTGCCGCGACGATGTGGAAGCGAAAGGCCTGGATCTCAAGATCGACTTTGATGCCAAGGAGCCCTACGTAAAGGGCGATCCCGCGCGCTTGCAGCAGGTCTTTTGGAATGTCGTAAAGAATGCGGTGAAGTTCACCGAGTCCGGCGGACTGCAGATTGCGACCCGCGACGACGAGGGCGATCAGGTCGAGATCATCGTGCGCGATACCGGTATCGGCATCGAACCGCGGGTCCTGTCACGCGTCTTTCAACCCTTCGAGCAGGCGGAGCGAGGCAAGAAAGGCGGCCTTGGCCTCGGTCTGGCGATTTCCAGATCCCTGGTGGATCTCCACGGGGGAAAGATCTCCATCACCAGTGATGGCAAAGGACATGGCACTGCGGTCACGATCACGCTGCCGACGGTTGCCGAACGTCCGGAAGGGGGAGAGACCGAGAAGAACTCCGGGCCTGAAGAAGCCCGCAAGCTACGGATTCTCCTGCTGGAGGATCATGTGGATACCAACGAGTCCCTGACCCTCTTGCTCGAGATGCAGGGTCACACGGTGACCCAGGCTTTCGATGTCGCCACGGCCCTGTCCTTCGCGCAGGCGAGAGACTTCGACCTCCTGCTCAGCGACCTAGGACTTCCCGATGGCACGCCCGAACCCGTGATGAAAGCAGTAGCGCTGCGGAATGAGACTCCTGGCGTCGCCCTTACCGGCTTTGGCATGGATAAGGACATCGAAAGAACCCGAGGCTACGGGTTCAGCTACCACCTGGTGAAGCCGGTGGATGTGGGACGCTTGGAAGAGATCCTTCTCGAATGCGCTGCGCAAGGCGGAGCGGCCCTTTCCCGAGTGCCGTAG
- a CDS encoding MarC family protein, with protein MNLLPLAVTLFLVLDPFGNAAIFHAVLSKVPEHRRRPVLIRELLFALLILLGFLLAGKHLLGFLGVRPEALSISGGILLFLIALGMVFPARSVLGETGDEEPFIVPLAVPMMAGPSSIALILLTASKYPGEIGAIALAVTGAWLASAVILLLSPALLRLVGSKGTRALERLMGLLLILVAVQMFLDGVSNYSASSTP; from the coding sequence ATGAATCTCCTGCCGCTGGCCGTAACCCTTTTTCTGGTTCTCGATCCTTTCGGGAACGCGGCGATTTTCCATGCGGTACTTTCCAAGGTTCCGGAGCACCGGCGACGGCCGGTGCTGATCCGGGAGTTGCTCTTTGCCTTGCTGATCCTGCTGGGCTTCCTGTTGGCGGGGAAGCATCTGTTGGGCTTTCTTGGGGTGAGGCCGGAGGCTCTCAGTATTTCGGGTGGGATCCTGCTTTTCCTGATCGCGCTGGGCATGGTGTTTCCCGCTCGTTCGGTGCTGGGCGAGACGGGGGATGAGGAGCCCTTCATCGTGCCGCTGGCGGTGCCGATGATGGCAGGGCCCTCGAGCATCGCGCTGATTTTGTTGACTGCCTCGAAGTACCCCGGGGAGATCGGGGCGATTGCGCTTGCGGTGACCGGTGCCTGGCTGGCCTCGGCGGTGATCCTTTTGCTATCTCCGGCGCTCCTGCGGCTCGTGGGATCGAAAGGGACGCGGGCTCTCGAGCGGCTGATGGGCCTGTTGCTGATCCTGGTAGCGGTTCAAATGTTCCTTGATGGGGTATCGAACTACAGCGCATCATCAACCCCGTGA
- the bioD gene encoding dethiobiotin synthase — MSYFVTGTDTGVGKTRFSCLLIEALRAERRDVVGYKPVCSGDRDDAVLLANASGGLELDSVNPVWLKASVAPLVAGMLENRPVDPGVLLEGYRRLAAEHEMVIVEGAGGWRVPIAEGYDIADLAADLKLPVILVVGNRLGALNHTVLTVDAIRARGLEIAGLIINQLVDELDTAAITNKGIIEQLTGVPILAEIIHGQDFLDLDPFLPER; from the coding sequence GTGAGCTATTTCGTCACTGGAACCGATACAGGTGTAGGCAAGACCCGTTTCTCTTGCCTCCTGATCGAGGCGCTTCGCGCGGAACGCCGGGACGTCGTGGGCTACAAGCCCGTCTGTTCCGGTGATCGGGATGATGCGGTGCTCCTGGCGAATGCGTCCGGCGGTCTCGAGCTGGATTCCGTGAACCCGGTGTGGCTGAAAGCTTCCGTGGCACCGCTCGTCGCGGGAATGCTCGAGAACCGGCCGGTCGATCCGGGGGTTTTGCTCGAAGGCTACCGCAGGCTCGCGGCGGAGCACGAAATGGTGATCGTGGAAGGTGCGGGCGGTTGGCGAGTACCCATCGCGGAAGGATACGACATCGCGGACTTGGCAGCGGATCTGAAATTACCGGTGATCCTGGTGGTGGGAAACCGCTTGGGAGCACTCAACCATACGGTGCTCACCGTGGATGCCATCCGCGCGCGCGGACTGGAGATCGCGGGACTGATCATCAATCAACTCGTGGATGAGCTCGATACCGCGGCCATCACCAACAAGGGTATCATCGAGCAATTGACCGGAGTGCCGATCCTCGCGGAGATCATTCACGGCCAGGATTTCCTAGACTTGGATCCTTTCCTGCCGGAGCGCTGA